A stretch of the Vulcanisaeta souniana JCM 11219 genome encodes the following:
- a CDS encoding ABC transporter ATP-binding protein, translating into MSVAVAASNLRKRFISYERVGFIRKRKIVVEALRDLSLNVRWGEVYGLLGPNGAGKTTTVKILTTLLIPDGGYATIDGHDVVREAPLVRGIIGLVLYPDKGFYSRLSGYENLAYFGRLYGLSKSTAEAKARELMKLVGLENAMNRPYEEYSLGMRARLAIARALMHDPPVLFLDEPTIGLDPVSAREVRELVRKFRKEGKAILFTSHNLWEVEEVCDRVGIINNGTIVIEGSPRDIKDMLGLKYVIEIEAQVNEHVETIREETVNPTDTLRRIISDAESRGLRISKIRINEPSLEEAFIRVIRNEDR; encoded by the coding sequence GTGAGTGTCGCCGTAGCAGCATCCAACCTTAGGAAGAGATTCATTAGTTACGAACGTGTTGGTTTCATAAGAAAGAGGAAAATCGTAGTGGAGGCTTTAAGGGACTTGTCGTTAAATGTGAGGTGGGGCGAGGTATATGGGTTACTGGGTCCGAATGGGGCGGGCAAGACCACGACTGTTAAGATCCTTACCACGCTACTGATCCCAGACGGTGGGTATGCAACTATTGATGGGCATGACGTGGTTAGGGAGGCCCCCTTAGTTAGGGGCATCATAGGTTTAGTTCTTTACCCAGACAAGGGTTTTTACTCCAGGCTTAGTGGGTACGAAAATCTGGCATACTTCGGTAGGCTCTATGGACTAAGTAAATCAACCGCTGAGGCGAAGGCTAGGGAATTAATGAAATTGGTTGGTCTTGAGAATGCCATGAATAGGCCCTACGAAGAGTATTCACTTGGTATGAGAGCTAGGCTTGCAATCGCCAGGGCTTTAATGCATGATCCACCGGTTCTATTCCTCGACGAGCCAACCATAGGGCTTGACCCAGTATCGGCAAGGGAGGTAAGGGAATTAGTAAGGAAATTTAGAAAGGAGGGCAAGGCGATCCTATTTACTAGTCATAACCTTTGGGAAGTTGAGGAGGTCTGTGACAGGGTTGGTATAATAAACAACGGAACGATAGTGATCGAGGGATCCCCAAGGGATATTAAGGATATGCTTGGGTTAAAATATGTAATTGAGATTGAGGCGCAGGTTAATGAGCACGTGGAGACCATACGTGAGGAAACCGTAAACCCCACCGACACGCTCCGCAGGATCATAAGTGATGCTGAGTCAAGGGGATTGAGAATAAGTAAAATTAGGATTAATGAACCATCTCTCGAGGAGGCCTTCATAAGGGTGATTAGAAATGAGGATAGATAA
- a CDS encoding sulfite exporter TauE/SafE family protein, giving the protein MSINLPQLIELFMAALAISFITSQGGISGAYLLLPIQSCILNTVNPVISGTNLLYNLISIPLSIHEYFRERRIAASFTSILVIGASAGAVVGTWLRGHYLTGGYTFSYFMGAVLLALAAELILSSTLLIRRVRTYETVVRCSRDKTSLVITTNKSNTYRVNTILLVIITVLVGMASGAYGIGGASILSPILIGPMGLPAYIVSGPTLMVTLVVSLIGVLSYAYLGYPPDVINGLSMGLGGMIGIYLGTITQRRLPERHIKLTVAAATAAMGIYTILRVSRI; this is encoded by the coding sequence ATGAGTATTAACCTGCCCCAATTAATTGAATTGTTCATGGCGGCATTGGCGATATCCTTCATAACGTCTCAGGGAGGAATATCCGGAGCTTACTTATTGCTACCGATACAATCATGCATCCTTAATACCGTGAACCCAGTGATAAGCGGCACAAATCTATTGTACAACCTAATCTCAATACCATTGAGCATCCACGAGTACTTTCGTGAAAGGAGGATCGCCGCATCGTTCACGTCAATCCTAGTCATAGGGGCATCAGCGGGGGCTGTGGTGGGGACGTGGTTAAGAGGACACTACCTAACCGGCGGTTATACATTCTCCTACTTCATGGGCGCCGTACTACTGGCATTAGCCGCGGAACTTATCTTAAGTAGCACTTTACTTATAAGGCGGGTCCGCACATATGAGACTGTAGTGCGGTGCAGCCGTGACAAGACATCGCTGGTCATAACAACGAACAAAAGCAACACCTACAGGGTCAACACCATATTATTGGTGATTATTACAGTATTGGTAGGCATGGCAAGCGGTGCCTATGGCATAGGCGGTGCATCAATACTGTCACCAATATTGATAGGCCCCATGGGGTTACCAGCCTATATAGTCTCGGGACCAACGCTAATGGTAACCTTGGTAGTATCCCTCATTGGGGTGCTATCATACGCGTACCTTGGTTATCCACCTGACGTAATTAATGGATTATCCATGGGCCTTGGGGGAATGATTGGCATTTACTTAGGTACAATTACCCAAAGAAGGCTCCCAGAACGCCATATTAAGCTCACGGTTGCCGCGGCCACGGCAGCGATGGGCATTTACACCATACTGCGTGTGTCGAGGATTTGA
- a CDS encoding 4Fe-4S binding protein — protein MHEVRSSIIRIADILRDSFNDVVITGSYVINKVFNVKVHPEGAMNEAEILSSMFRDTAVLTDDLGLLNSLGALGVARVRGSLVILVFDLHDVRPYCELMGLPCLEPWDGEALVKAIRESRDYSEAFETPYIIRLGPWLNVDDTIRGLGIRHREPTFNKNWSEPMRWGLHRLLSGARREIPKEVFIRSQDNVNIIGKGDGILVSGSAWPFVKGVMDKFNDHSLVLPLYVNPLPRDVVGIKYVIDSSDYLPRKLNVGKFMSDAVSDWYSNLVRDAVQEIFFRREGDPLMLIEWLLSKYKVSGEVSLIVIDAAYAHLVSSDGLLPSYDMLPTFFEPRDFDQIVDIVTNPLMAISAYLRSRYEYGRLIVVSNPCTLINQGEIINDIMKHSNKYLLIIIALGNKCKDSIDSLTRGGIEYKVINYDPNAPLDSLQALLSIVNSWGIAIINVLDNADKHAFKIDEEYCDNCGDCLRIGCPAIQLSKKPIIDPNRCVGCGICQLVCTRGAIMRASAIEKR, from the coding sequence GTGCATGAGGTAAGAAGTAGTATCATAAGGATCGCCGATATACTAAGGGATTCTTTTAACGATGTAGTGATCACTGGTTCATATGTAATTAACAAGGTATTTAACGTTAAGGTTCATCCGGAGGGCGCCATGAATGAGGCCGAGATCCTTTCCAGCATGTTCAGAGACACCGCAGTGCTAACAGATGACCTTGGTCTCCTAAACTCATTGGGTGCCCTCGGTGTAGCTAGGGTCAGGGGATCCCTCGTAATCCTCGTTTTCGATCTACACGATGTAAGGCCTTACTGTGAGTTGATGGGCTTGCCATGCCTGGAGCCCTGGGACGGGGAGGCCTTGGTCAAGGCGATCAGGGAAAGTAGAGACTATAGTGAGGCCTTTGAGACGCCTTACATCATTAGGCTCGGGCCCTGGCTTAATGTTGATGATACAATAAGAGGCCTTGGCATTAGGCATAGAGAACCAACGTTCAATAAGAATTGGAGTGAACCAATGAGGTGGGGCCTTCATCGATTGCTGAGTGGCGCACGTAGGGAGATCCCAAAGGAGGTGTTCATTCGTTCCCAAGATAACGTCAACATAATCGGGAAAGGCGATGGGATCCTTGTTTCTGGGTCGGCATGGCCCTTTGTTAAGGGGGTTATGGATAAGTTTAATGATCATTCGCTGGTGCTGCCATTGTATGTAAACCCGTTGCCTAGGGATGTTGTGGGTATTAAATATGTCATTGATAGCAGTGATTACTTACCGAGGAAACTCAATGTGGGTAAGTTTATGAGTGATGCCGTTAGTGATTGGTATAGTAACTTAGTGCGGGATGCCGTTCAGGAGATCTTTTTTCGAAGAGAAGGAGACCCATTAATGCTTATTGAATGGCTTTTATCAAAGTATAAGGTTTCCGGCGAGGTATCGTTGATTGTGATTGATGCAGCATATGCACACTTGGTCAGCAGTGATGGGTTATTGCCGAGTTACGACATGCTACCGACATTTTTTGAACCGAGAGACTTTGATCAAATAGTCGACATTGTGACTAACCCATTAATGGCTATATCAGCATACCTAAGGTCTAGGTATGAGTATGGCAGGTTGATAGTGGTTTCGAATCCATGTACGTTAATTAACCAAGGAGAAATAATTAATGATATTATGAAACACAGTAACAAGTATTTACTGATAATTATTGCCTTGGGAAACAAGTGCAAGGACTCCATAGACTCACTAACTAGGGGTGGTATTGAGTATAAGGTTATTAACTACGATCCAAATGCCCCACTGGACTCATTACAGGCTCTCCTGAGCATTGTTAATTCCTGGGGTATCGCCATAATAAATGTCCTGGACAATGCAGACAAGCATGCTTTTAAGATAGACGAGGAGTACTGTGATAATTGTGGTGATTGCCTACGTATTGGTTGCCCTGCCATTCAACTAAGTAAGAAGCCTATTATCGACCCAAACAGGTGCGTTGGGTGCGGCATCTGCCAATTGGTGTGCACCAGGGGTGCTATCATGAGGGCTAGTGCCATTGAAAAACGTTAA
- a CDS encoding MFS transporter, protein MDSSQEAVRFSGIHYAMFMSYSLTFLIWGFVTTSGVMTLYYFSSYIPRFLIPVSAAMGPVFLMVGNVFMGRLADVVGRRGIYVYTMSLYTAGLLGMGLSIYLSRVVPGSSAFLLFIVSYALAEIGVGGEEPPALAAATELMPHNKRGAAIVLITNFDNVGAAIASAILLIALLRSSQLSATGTMISAAVITLIATVIIRLITPESVRWLLAKGRVSEAERVASEYGLTYTLTETPTQGIKFPPLWFRTLILSLLGVSQLTTYGLMAYYIVYLPSLPTSSNEVLATQVLLWANVGASIAGLIGFIVDRLSRKTFTLLSYLGGLLTMIPIFLIYGKIVSNQMSSSLTIFYALLFLNMVFSEFGWAVRVLLEPELYPTRTRATWIGIVRFIAWIMYISLIYYLLASSNVYTYLLSNLVLYAVGFAAALAWYIYGVETRGLPIHALDKAADKGRQHS, encoded by the coding sequence ATGGACAGCTCACAGGAGGCTGTGAGATTTTCGGGGATTCACTATGCGATGTTTATGAGTTATTCATTAACGTTCTTAATATGGGGTTTCGTAACCACCAGTGGCGTAATGACCCTTTACTACTTCTCTAGTTATATACCTAGGTTCCTCATTCCTGTTTCCGCGGCCATGGGCCCTGTATTCCTAATGGTAGGTAATGTTTTCATGGGTAGGCTAGCAGATGTCGTTGGTAGGAGGGGCATATATGTATACACGATGTCGTTATACACCGCGGGATTACTGGGCATGGGCTTGTCCATATACTTATCAAGGGTTGTGCCCGGGTCGAGTGCTTTTTTATTATTCATAGTGTCGTATGCCTTGGCAGAAATCGGTGTCGGTGGTGAGGAACCACCAGCGTTAGCCGCCGCCACGGAATTAATGCCTCATAATAAAAGGGGTGCCGCAATTGTTTTAATAACTAACTTTGACAATGTTGGAGCTGCAATAGCATCCGCAATCCTCCTAATTGCCCTATTGCGCAGTTCACAGTTATCCGCCACAGGCACTATGATCAGTGCTGCAGTTATTACCCTAATTGCAACGGTGATAATCAGGTTAATAACCCCTGAATCAGTCAGGTGGTTACTTGCCAAGGGTAGGGTCAGTGAAGCTGAACGAGTGGCCAGCGAGTACGGATTGACATACACTTTAACGGAAACTCCGACTCAGGGTATTAAGTTCCCGCCATTATGGTTTAGAACACTCATATTATCACTCCTTGGAGTGTCTCAATTGACCACGTATGGTTTGATGGCTTACTACATAGTGTACCTCCCATCATTACCCACCTCTAGCAATGAGGTCTTAGCAACGCAGGTGTTGCTGTGGGCTAACGTGGGTGCCTCCATAGCTGGTCTCATTGGTTTTATTGTTGATAGACTGAGTAGAAAAACATTCACACTGCTCTCATACCTAGGTGGCCTATTGACCATGATCCCAATATTCCTGATCTATGGAAAAATAGTCAGTAATCAAATGAGCTCATCGCTTACCATATTCTATGCACTACTATTTCTAAACATGGTATTTAGTGAGTTTGGTTGGGCCGTTAGGGTGCTCCTCGAACCAGAACTATACCCAACTAGGACCAGGGCGACTTGGATTGGCATTGTCAGGTTCATTGCATGGATAATGTACATCTCCCTCATTTACTACCTACTCGCCTCATCCAATGTATATACATATCTATTATCTAACTTAGTGCTTTACGCCGTGGGTTTTGCAGCGGCGCTGGCATGGTACATATACGGTGTTGAGACCAGAGGATTACCAATACATGCCCTCGACAAAGCTGCAGATAAAGGTCGGCAACACTCATAA
- a CDS encoding fumarate hydratase — MPSLEDAIKDAAKKIVRMASVSPAEDVVNALRNAVRIEVHEPSKVQLNAILTNIELAQKYTAAVCQDTGVPTFFIKLGDGFPIRSKLFPILTEAVREVTKELPLRSNSVDPLTEKNPGDNTGIGIPVFDVELVDGDHLELIYTPKGGGTELPSKAFVVPPGNAWERLPELVLNAVIDAGPMPCPPVIVGIGIGSNLDVAAKLGKKAAVLRPVGSRNSNPDIAKIEDALLDAINKLGIGAHGTGGKVTALDVHIEYTYRHPATFAIGIVFSCWATRRARAIVYPDGKYEVKPL, encoded by the coding sequence ATGCCAAGCCTTGAGGATGCAATAAAGGATGCAGCGAAGAAAATAGTGAGGATGGCAAGTGTGTCGCCAGCAGAGGACGTAGTTAATGCATTAAGGAATGCCGTTAGGATTGAGGTACATGAACCAAGCAAGGTTCAGCTGAACGCAATATTAACCAATATTGAGCTAGCACAGAAGTACACGGCTGCCGTTTGCCAGGATACTGGAGTCCCAACATTCTTCATAAAGTTAGGCGATGGATTCCCAATCAGGAGTAAATTATTCCCAATTCTTACGGAGGCCGTTAGGGAAGTTACTAAGGAATTACCATTAAGGTCTAACTCCGTGGATCCGCTGACGGAGAAAAACCCAGGGGATAATACCGGGATCGGAATACCGGTTTTTGACGTTGAGTTAGTTGATGGGGATCACCTAGAGCTTATCTATACACCAAAGGGTGGTGGCACTGAACTGCCCAGTAAAGCCTTCGTGGTGCCACCAGGTAATGCTTGGGAAAGACTACCCGAGCTCGTACTCAATGCAGTGATAGATGCAGGGCCAATGCCATGCCCACCGGTCATTGTCGGTATTGGTATTGGTTCCAACCTAGACGTTGCGGCAAAGCTTGGTAAGAAGGCGGCAGTACTGAGACCTGTTGGTTCTAGGAATAGTAATCCTGATATTGCGAAGATCGAAGATGCACTACTTGATGCCATTAACAAACTGGGCATTGGTGCTCATGGAACCGGGGGTAAGGTAACGGCATTAGACGTCCACATTGAGTATACATATAGGCACCCGGCAACCTTCGCAATAGGTATAGTCTTCTCCTGCTGGGCGACAAGGAGGGCCAGGGCGATTGTCTACCCCGATGGTAAGTACGAGGTTAAGCCACTGTGA
- a CDS encoding transcription elongation factor NusA: MKIPFCTFCVKTRVFCNKCQSLLDSGEYSMLDVDVSDALLNIATGKMEEILKNVEYVKSYEVGDLLIVVLKGVKTLPRAIIQQIEHDLERALNKRVKVVEKGVNVNELATQLASPARILTVSTSWLPDGTTETVVRITRNELRRLPFRPSELAKVLSQISGTNIRVEITR; the protein is encoded by the coding sequence ATGAAAATACCGTTTTGTACCTTCTGCGTTAAGACTAGGGTGTTTTGCAACAAGTGCCAGTCACTGCTTGATAGTGGAGAATATTCTATGCTCGATGTAGACGTTAGTGATGCCCTTCTTAACATAGCCACCGGCAAGATGGAGGAGATCCTGAAGAACGTTGAGTATGTGAAGTCGTATGAAGTTGGCGACCTATTAATCGTGGTGCTTAAGGGCGTAAAGACGCTTCCTCGGGCCATAATACAGCAGATTGAGCACGATCTCGAGAGAGCATTGAATAAGAGGGTTAAGGTTGTTGAAAAGGGTGTTAATGTGAATGAGCTTGCTACGCAGTTGGCATCGCCGGCTCGAATACTCACGGTATCGACATCATGGCTTCCTGACGGTACCACAGAGACCGTTGTCAGAATAACAAGAAATGAACTTAGGCGATTGCCATTTAGACCAAGCGAGTTGGCTAAAGTTCTTAGTCAAATTAGCGGCACAAACATCAGGGTTGAGATTACTAGGTAA
- the aspS gene encoding aspartate--tRNA(Asn) ligase yields the protein MSFPRKTHWTKNITPELDGKEVVLAGWVWDIRDIGNIKFILLRDREGLIQLTVKRGTVPEEVWSTASSLNREDAIVVKGIVKSSRIAKAGVEVFPSEVHIVARSKALPIDIWGSVETDLDTRLKYRSVDLKRPLNSLIFKAGSEVTRAVRDSLYNHGFIEVFTPKIIVTSTEGGAELFTVQYFERVAYLAQSPQLYKEELTASLERIFEIAPAYRAEKHNTNYHLNEFISVDIEEAFANYMDVMEILEDVIINVYDRVNKAFNDELNKYGIEIKNPRKPFRRITYDEALDMLGKRGLKIDWGEDVPKNGMEILSEEIGEPFFIIHFPTDLRAFYTKPLDSDPRISESFDLVIGGLEIASGSSRVHVKEQLTEALRKRGLNPESFENHLMIYDYGMPPHAGWGMGLYRLLMVLLRRDNIREVVLYPRDRFRLEP from the coding sequence GTGAGTTTTCCGAGGAAAACCCACTGGACAAAAAACATAACTCCAGAGCTAGATGGAAAAGAAGTCGTACTAGCCGGGTGGGTTTGGGACATTAGGGACATTGGCAACATAAAATTCATACTACTCAGGGACAGGGAGGGCTTAATCCAGCTAACGGTAAAGAGGGGTACGGTACCTGAGGAAGTGTGGAGCACCGCATCATCACTAAACAGGGAGGATGCCATAGTGGTTAAGGGTATTGTTAAGTCCAGTAGGATTGCAAAGGCCGGTGTTGAGGTATTCCCAAGTGAGGTACACATTGTTGCTAGGTCTAAGGCTTTACCGATTGATATATGGGGCTCCGTAGAGACCGACCTCGACACTCGGTTAAAGTATAGGTCGGTGGATCTCAAGAGGCCTCTCAATTCCCTAATATTCAAGGCTGGGAGCGAGGTTACCCGTGCCGTTCGTGATTCCTTGTATAATCACGGCTTCATTGAGGTATTTACACCAAAGATAATAGTAACAAGTACTGAGGGTGGCGCTGAATTATTCACAGTGCAATACTTCGAGAGAGTGGCCTACCTAGCACAAAGCCCGCAGCTTTACAAGGAGGAGTTAACAGCGAGTCTCGAGAGAATTTTTGAAATAGCACCCGCCTATAGGGCTGAGAAGCATAATACCAATTATCACCTTAATGAGTTCATATCTGTCGATATTGAAGAGGCCTTTGCCAATTACATGGATGTTATGGAGATACTTGAGGACGTGATAATCAATGTATATGATAGGGTAAACAAGGCCTTTAACGACGAGCTAAATAAGTATGGAATAGAGATAAAGAACCCCAGGAAGCCCTTCAGGAGAATCACGTATGACGAGGCCTTAGATATGCTAGGTAAAAGAGGGTTAAAGATTGATTGGGGCGAGGATGTGCCGAAGAACGGCATGGAAATCCTCAGCGAAGAGATTGGGGAACCATTCTTCATAATACACTTCCCAACGGACCTAAGGGCGTTCTACACAAAGCCCCTTGACTCAGACCCAAGGATAAGCGAGTCCTTCGACCTCGTTATAGGCGGTTTAGAAATAGCATCAGGGAGTAGCAGGGTTCACGTTAAGGAGCAGTTAACAGAGGCGTTGAGGAAGAGGGGGTTGAACCCTGAAAGTTTTGAAAATCACTTAATGATTTATGACTATGGAATGCCACCACACGCAGGTTGGGGCATGGGCCTATACAGACTGCTAATGGTGTTACTGAGGAGGGATAATATTCGCGAGGTCGTGCTCTACCCAAGGGATAGATTTAGGCTTGAGCCATAG
- a CDS encoding 50S ribosomal protein L19e: MVDVKKLAAEVLGVGESRVRISPEALDRLEEVTTKADVRALIKEGLIYAEYARGVSRGRWRELHEKRRKGRRRGVGSRRGSKYARLDPKEVWKGKIRAMRRYLSSLKRMGLIDARTWRELYLQVKGGRFDSVASLKAYLVSNNIIKQQR; this comes from the coding sequence ATGGTTGACGTTAAGAAATTGGCCGCTGAGGTACTTGGCGTTGGCGAATCACGGGTTAGGATTAGCCCTGAGGCTCTTGATAGGCTTGAGGAGGTTACCACAAAGGCTGATGTTAGGGCTTTGATTAAGGAGGGTTTGATATACGCTGAGTATGCCAGGGGTGTTAGTAGGGGTAGGTGGCGTGAGCTGCATGAGAAGAGAAGAAAAGGTAGGAGAAGGGGTGTTGGTAGTAGGAGGGGTAGTAAGTATGCAAGGCTTGATCCTAAGGAGGTTTGGAAGGGAAAAATTAGGGCTATGAGGAGGTACTTGAGTTCGTTGAAGAGAATGGGATTGATTGATGCGAGGACCTGGAGGGAGCTCTACCTGCAGGTTAAGGGCGGCAGGTTTGACAGCGTAGCCTCACTCAAGGCGTATTTAGTAAGTAATAACATTATTAAGCAACAACGGTAA
- a CDS encoding 50S ribosomal protein L18, with translation MARTGHYKVKFRRRREGKTNYYRRREMIKSGLPRLVVRRTNRYIIAQVVVPRVMGDEVIVSATSKELPGFGWKGGLKDTPSAYLVGLIIGYKALLKGIKKVILDIGLHRPIKGTRIFTVLKGAIDAGLEVPHSEDILPEDDRAEGKHIAEYAEKLKGENEDLYKARFSQYLAKGLEPMDLPKHVDEVRNKIKNYYMGWFKRLNIEIPQETEE, from the coding sequence ATGGCAAGGACTGGTCATTACAAGGTTAAGTTTAGGCGTAGAAGGGAGGGCAAGACTAATTACTACAGGCGTAGGGAGATGATTAAGAGTGGTTTGCCTAGGCTTGTTGTTAGGAGGACGAATAGGTACATAATTGCCCAGGTCGTTGTGCCCAGGGTAATGGGTGATGAGGTTATCGTGAGCGCCACATCCAAGGAGTTACCGGGCTTCGGTTGGAAGGGAGGCTTGAAGGACACACCGAGTGCATACCTAGTGGGTTTAATAATTGGTTATAAGGCATTATTAAAGGGCATTAAGAAGGTCATACTCGATATTGGGCTTCACAGGCCCATCAAGGGCACCCGCATTTTTACTGTACTGAAGGGCGCAATTGATGCTGGGCTTGAAGTACCGCATAGTGAGGATATACTTCCTGAAGATGATAGGGCAGAGGGTAAACACATTGCTGAGTATGCCGAGAAGCTTAAGGGCGAGAACGAAGACCTATATAAAGCACGCTTTTCTCAGTATCTTGCTAAGGGGCTTGAACCTATGGACTTACCAAAGCATGTTGATGAGGTTAGGAATAAGATAAAGAATTATTACATGGGTTGGTTTAAGAGATTAAACATAGAAATACCACAGGAAACGGAGGAATGA
- a CDS encoding alcohol dehydrogenase catalytic domain-containing protein has translation MRAVVFDRPGMENVRVMDVEVPRPSPNEVLVRVKYAGVNPVDYFTINRGGKPMPHIPGAEFVGVIEEVGSNVRGVGVGDEVVIYNRLFDGTCRYCLVGHEELCVNSGLIGVVTNGGFAEYAVVPTTNVLKIPRGVGLDEAATLPVGALTAWHMVFDRAGVKPGELVVVFGATGNVGSYAVQFTKLASAVVIAVSRKASKVKGALMELGADYVVTPEEVQTLVNELSNGLGADLVVDAVGQATWNLSFQLVARYGRWVTAGALTGGDVTLSLPSLYSREVAVIGSTGGTRAELIKLLDLLSKRRIKAPIYSKMSLDRVREAFDTMFKAEDRAGKVLLAP, from the coding sequence ATGCGTGCTGTTGTCTTCGATAGGCCTGGCATGGAGAATGTGCGTGTGATGGATGTTGAGGTGCCAAGGCCTAGTCCGAATGAGGTGTTGGTGCGTGTTAAGTATGCGGGTGTTAACCCAGTGGACTACTTCACAATTAATAGGGGTGGTAAGCCAATGCCGCATATACCGGGTGCGGAGTTTGTTGGTGTGATTGAGGAGGTCGGCTCCAATGTTAGAGGTGTCGGTGTTGGTGATGAAGTTGTGATCTATAACAGGTTATTCGATGGCACCTGCAGGTATTGCCTGGTTGGCCATGAGGAATTGTGCGTGAATAGCGGGTTAATAGGCGTTGTCACTAATGGCGGATTCGCGGAATATGCCGTGGTACCTACCACCAATGTATTAAAAATACCAAGGGGTGTCGGTCTCGATGAGGCGGCGACACTACCCGTCGGTGCATTAACCGCCTGGCATATGGTCTTTGATAGGGCTGGTGTAAAGCCTGGTGAGTTGGTCGTTGTGTTCGGGGCCACGGGTAACGTGGGTAGCTATGCCGTTCAATTCACAAAACTGGCCAGTGCTGTCGTAATCGCGGTAAGCCGTAAGGCAAGCAAGGTCAAGGGCGCATTGATGGAGCTAGGCGCTGATTACGTAGTGACGCCGGAGGAGGTCCAAACCTTAGTGAACGAGTTAAGTAATGGGCTTGGCGCCGACTTAGTGGTCGATGCCGTTGGTCAAGCAACCTGGAACCTAAGCTTCCAATTGGTTGCCCGTTACGGTAGGTGGGTAACGGCGGGCGCACTAACTGGTGGTGATGTTACACTTAGCCTACCGTCACTCTATTCAAGGGAAGTCGCCGTAATAGGCTCAACGGGTGGTACCAGGGCCGAGCTCATTAAGCTACTTGACCTGCTAAGTAAACGCAGGATCAAGGCACCAATCTACTCAAAAATGAGCCTTGACAGGGTTAGGGAGGCATTCGATACCATGTTTAAGGCTGAGGATAGAGCGGGCAAAGTACTGCTCGCGCCATAG
- a CDS encoding ABC transporter permease: MRIDKLDVLYVVMANELRIISREPGGLVLLVLLPYFIAGGMSFIASFFVRVTSGIFLRQFIGLEVLMLSIIMVQTGARFLWEEKNGGRLESLLATPTSMYVILFGTSMVMIVVNLGAFTIASLPIIYISAGITGIVRLVIALILLFIGLLPLYGIGLLIVGLIMKFNDADTIMNVVTPILTILSGTTYPIYVLPLWIKELIYALPMYMTFYSMYLEMIGHGNVMLITELLLATVIYLILGMTSYARFERDLRSRGV; encoded by the coding sequence ATGAGGATAGATAAGTTAGACGTGCTTTATGTGGTTATGGCTAATGAATTAAGGATAATTAGTAGGGAACCTGGTGGCTTAGTACTATTGGTGCTACTACCGTACTTCATAGCTGGCGGTATGTCCTTTATAGCATCCTTCTTTGTAAGGGTAACCAGTGGGATCTTCCTAAGGCAATTCATTGGTCTTGAGGTACTAATGCTGTCAATAATCATGGTACAGACAGGGGCTAGGTTTCTTTGGGAAGAGAAAAATGGTGGGAGACTTGAGTCCCTGCTTGCAACACCTACTAGCATGTACGTGATATTGTTCGGCACGTCCATGGTAATGATAGTCGTCAACCTAGGCGCCTTTACCATAGCCTCTTTACCAATAATTTACATTAGCGCCGGAATAACAGGGATAGTAAGGCTGGTTATTGCCTTAATACTCCTCTTTATTGGGTTGTTGCCTCTTTATGGCATTGGACTCTTGATAGTAGGGCTTATTATGAAATTTAATGATGCAGATACTATAATGAATGTAGTAACGCCAATATTAACAATACTCTCGGGAACCACATACCCAATATACGTACTGCCTCTATGGATCAAGGAACTCATTTATGCACTACCCATGTACATGACATTCTATTCAATGTACCTGGAAATGATTGGACACGGTAACGTAATGCTCATAACAGAGCTACTGCTCGCAACGGTAATATACCTCATACTGGGGATGACCTCCTATGCAAGGTTTGAAAGGGACCTCAGGAGTAGGGGTGTTTAG